A DNA window from Aythya fuligula isolate bAytFul2 chromosome 4, bAytFul2.pri, whole genome shotgun sequence contains the following coding sequences:
- the LOC116488499 gene encoding cytochrome P450 2U1 encodes MYGGIFRLFVGSRPFIVLNTFGAVREALVQQAEVFSDRPSVPIVLMITRKKGVIFAPYGPVWKQQRKFSLSTLRHFGVGRHSLEPKIIEELKFIKEEMLKHGKDAFNPFPIIRNAVSNVICSMAFGRRFNYEDVEFKTMLKNMARALELSVNSYMILVNICPWLYYLPFGPFRELRKTELDMTAFLKKIIAQHRDTLDAANPRDFIDMYFLHAEEQKNNKESSFNEDYLFFIIGDLFIAGTDTTSNTILWCLLYMSLYPDVQEKVHAEIEAVLGRDKVPSLTHKAQMPFTEATILEVQRMTAVVPLSIPRMASETTVLQGYTIPKGSVIVPNLWAVHRDPNIWENPDDFQPARFLDENGQLIKKEAFIPFGMGKRVCMGEQLAKMELFLIFASLMQSFTFVYPENATKPSMEGRFGLTLAPCPFKIIALKR; translated from the exons ATGTACGGCGGCATCTTCCGCCTCTTCGTGGGCAGCCGCCCCTTCATCGTCCTCAACACCTTCGGGGCGGTGCGGGAGGCGCTGGTGCAGCAGGCGGAGGTGTTCAGCGACCGCCCCTCCGTCCCCATCGTCCTGATGATCACCAGAAAGAAGG gtgTTATTTTTGCACCTTACGGCCCTGTCTGGAAGCAACAAAGGAAATTCTCTCTGTCCACGCTGCGGCATTTTGGAGTGGGAAGGCACAGTTTGGAGCCCAAGATCATAGAGGAGCTGAAGTTCATAAAGGAGGAGATGCTGAAGCACGGGAAGGATGCATTTAATCCTTTCCCGATTATTCGCAACGCGGTGTCCAACGTTATCTGCTCCATGGCCTTCGGCAGGCGTTTCAACTACGAGGACGTCGAGTTCAAGACGATGCTGAAGAACATGGCCCGCGCACTGGAGCTAAGTGTGAACAGCTACATGATCCTGGTCAACATCTGCCCGTGGCTGTACTACCTCCCCTTCGGGCCTTTCAGGGAACTTAGGAAGACAGAGTTAGACATGACtgcttttctcaaaaaaataattgcacagCACAGGGATACGCTGGATGCAGCAAATCCCAGGGACTTCATTGATATGTACTTCCTCCACGCGGAAGAGCAGAAGAACAACAAGGAGAGCAGTTTTAATGAAGACTACCTCTTTTTTATCATTGGTGACCTGTTCATCGCGGGCACAGACACAACTTCCAACACGATCTTGTGGTGCCTGCTCTACATGTCCCTCTATCCAGATGTGCAAG AGAAGGTTCATGCAGAAATCGAAGCAGTTCTGGGACGTGACAAAGTTCCCTCTCTCACCCACAAGGCTCAAATGCCCTTCACAGAGGCAACCATTTTGGAAGTGCAGAGGATGACGGCCGTGGTTCCCCTTTCCATTCCTCGAATGGCTTCAGAAACCACTG TGCTGCAGGGATACACTATTCCTAAGGGCAGCGTCATCGTGCCCAACTTGTGGGCAGTGCACAGAGATCCTAACATTTGGGAGAACCCGGATGACTTTCAGCCAGCAAGATTTCTGGATGAAAATGGCCAGCTAATTAAGAAAGAGGCTTTCATTCCTTTTGGAATGG GTAAACGTGTGTGCATGGGAGAGCAGCTGGCGAAAATGGAGCTGTTCTTAATTTTTGCAAGTCTAATGCAAAGTTTTACCTTTGTGTACCCTGAAAATGCTACAAAACCATCTATGGAGGGAAGGTTTGGTCTAACGTTAGCTCCGTGTCCATTCAAAATAATAGCTTTGAAGAGATGA